One segment of Fusarium oxysporum f. sp. lycopersici 4287 chromosome 7, whole genome shotgun sequence DNA contains the following:
- a CDS encoding delta-aminolevulinic acid dehydratase codes for MSFSSLVQDLSLRDSNGARRPQIPGPRSSVSTLDDRASHVSRAMSYTSTAATSVSISGDISSQLHGGYFHPLARSWQAERQLTKSMLIYPLFVTDGEGDMILVPSLPGQHQLSCDKLIPFLEPLVHKGLRSVMLFGVPMQTGTKDALGTAADDPEGPVIKAIQIIRRRFPQLFICCDVCLCEYTSHGHCGILRDDGSLNNQLSVDRISDVAIAYAKAGAHCVAPSDMNDGRIRAIKLKLIEEGIAHKTVLMSYSAKFSGCLYGPFRDAAGSAPSFGDRKCYQLPPGGRGLARRAIVRDINEGADIIMVKPASQYLDIISDAKDLGKDLPVAAYQVSGEYAMIHAGAKAGVFDLKAMAFESTEGILRAGATIVVSYFTPDFLDWLEN; via the exons atgtctttctcCAGCCTTGTTCAGGACTTGAGCCTTCGCGACTCCAATGGCGCTCGCCGCCCTCAGATCCCCGGCCCCCGCTCATCCGTCTCGACTCTCGATGACCGAGCTTCACACGTCTCGCGTGCTATGTCCTACACCAGCACTGCTGCCACCAGCGTTAGCATTTCCGGCGACATTTCAAGCCAGCTTCATGGTGGTTACTTCCACCCTCTGGCCCGGTCATGGCAGGCCGAGCGCCAACTCACAAAG TCCATGCTCATCTACCCTCTCTTCGTCACCGACGGCGAAGGCGACATGATTCTCGTCCCTTCTCTACCCGGCCAGCACCAGCTCAGCTGTGACAAGCTGATTCCCTTCCTCGAGCCCCTCGTTCATAAGGGCCTCCGCTCTGTTATGCTCTTTGGTGTCCCCATGCAAACTGGTACAAAGGACGCTCTGGGTACCGCCGCTGACGACCCCGAAGGACCTGTCATCAAGGCCATTCAAATCATTCGCCGCCGTTTCCCTCAGCTCTTCATCTGCTGTGATGTCTGTCTTTGCGAGTACACTTCTCATGGCCACTGCGGTATTCTCCGTGATGATGGCAGTCTGAACAACCAGTTGTCTGTCGACCGTATCTCTGATGTCGCCATCGCTTATGCTAAGGCTGGTGCTCACTGCGTAGCTCCTTCAGACATGAACGACGGCCGCATTCGCGCCATCAAGCTTAAACTAATTGAGGAGGGAATCGCCCACAAGACCGTTCTTATGTCATACTCAGCCAAGTTCTCAGGCTGCTTGTATGGCCCCTTCCGAGATGCCGCCGGCTCAGCACCTTCATTTGGTGACCGCAAGTGCTACCAGCTTCCTCCCGGTGGTCGTGGCCTCGCACGACGTGCCATCGTGCGAGATATCAATGAGGGAGCCGATATTATTATGGTGAAGCCTGCTAGTCAGTATCTCGACATTATCAGTGATGCCAAGGATCTGGGTAAAGATCTTCCCGTGGCTGCATACCAGGTCAGTGGTGAGTATGCTATGATACATGCCGGAGCCAAGGCTGGAGTCTTCGATCTCAAGGCAATGGCTTTCGAGTCAACAGAAGGCATTCTTCGAGCTGGCGCTACTATTGTGGTCAGCTACTTCACCCCTGACTTCCTCGACTGGCTCGAAAACTAG